In one window of Zingiber officinale cultivar Zhangliang chromosome 11A, Zo_v1.1, whole genome shotgun sequence DNA:
- the LOC122032202 gene encoding putative wall-associated receptor kinase-like 16, whose product MLSAAASSTPMSLLLLRMLLLLAVASAVPDGRCLTKCGDVEIPYPFGIGHNCSLAEGFSLICNTVGGLKKPFYGNVEVLNISLTMGQVRMLNHISSACYYPNHSFVSPSEWTLNMAPPYRFSDLRNKFTVIGCHTLAYIVSRQDNSSYQSGCVSMCQNKKSLTDGSCSGVGCCQTSIPKNLTYYSVTFDNAFRNQGNWGFGNCSYAVLLEAESFQFHTSYITTNQLMKIYSDGWAPVVMDWAIGHEKCEVASHNLSSYACISNNSECIDSSNGPGYLCNCSTGYQGNPYVSNGCQDIDECNQQSNPCSDGICQNLPGNYSCHCPDGTHGDAYNGTCIPNQKLSLAVKAVIGTSISLTFLLVFGMCICMIYQRRKLIQSRKRYFSEHGGMELREEMRKLGLAFRIFSNKELERAINRVDKISRILGEGGYGIVYKGDIGDNQFVAIKKPKLISERKKKEFGKEMLILSQVNHKNIVKLLGCCLDVEVPMLVYEFVPNGNLFELIHSRIDIDNFTLAVRLNIACDSADALAYLHSSASPPIIHGDVKSANILLHENFTAKISDFGFSRLNPKDKEQFATFVQGTHGYLDPEFVRTGKFTEKSDVYSFGVVLLELLTRKKAIYFDENGEETYLASSFILPKKEDRLEEHLDNQGTSEEDEQLIERIGELAVQCLSARGEERPTMKDVADQLNNMRKFKQHSWTSSNAEDIQIFHPVTSDAQTSTSNTSCISEVSLRIECAR is encoded by the exons ATGCTTTCAGCTGCAGCTAGCAGCACTCCCATGTCTCTGCTCCTCCTCCGAATGCTATTACTACTTGCAGTTGCATCTGCTGTGCCTGATGGCAGATGCCTAACGAAATGCGGCGACGTGGAGATCCCTTACCCCTTCGGCATCGGCCATAACTGTTCCTTGGCAGAAGGCTTCAGTCTAATCTGCAACACCGTAGGTGGCCTCAAGAAGCCATTCTATGGCAATGTTGAGGTCCTCAATATTTCGTTGACTATGGGCCAAGTGCGAATGCTCAACCACATATCCTCGGCGTGTTATTATCCAAATCACTCCTTTGTCAGTCCCTCAGAATGGACGTTGAATATGGCGCCCCCATATAGGTTCTCAGATCTCCGCAACAAGTTCACTGTCATCGGATGCCACACCCTTGCCTACATAGTCAGCAGACAGGATAACAGTAGCTACCAGAGTGGCTGTGTGTCCATGTGCCAGAATAAAAAAAGCCTCACTGATGGCTCTTGCTCCGGCGTTGGTTGCTGTCAGACTTCCATACCCAAGAATCTCACATACTATAGTGTTACGTTTGATAATGCTTTCAGAAACCAAGGAAACTGGGGATTTGGGAATTGCAGCTACGCCGTCTTGTTGGAGGCAGAGTCGTTCCAGTTTCATACATCTTACATAACGACGAACCAACTGATGAAAATTTACAGTGATGGCTGGGCGCCGGTAGTCATGGACTGGGCCATCGGCCACGAGAAGTGCGAGGTAGCAAGTCACAACCTGAGTTCTTATGCCTGCATCAGCAATAACAGCGAGTGCATCGACTCTTCCAATGGTCCTGGTTATCTTTGCAACTGTTCGACAGGATACCAAGGCAATCCATACGTCTCCAACGGATGCCAAG ACATCGATGAGTGCAATCAACAATCAAATCCATGCTCAGATGGAATCTGCCAGAACCTGCCCGGTAATTATAGTTGTCACTGCCCCGATGGCACTCACGGTGACGCTTACAATGGAACATGCATCCCAAATCAGAAGCTTTCCTTGGCTGTGAAAGCGGTTATAG GCACCTCCATCAGCTTGACTTTCTTACTAGTATTTGGCATGTGCATCTGTATGATTTATCAGAGAAGAAAACTTATCCAGTCAAGGAAAAGATATTTCAGTGAACATGGGGGAATGGAATTACGGGAAGAGATGAGAAAATTAGGCCTTGCATTTAGGATCTTTTCAAACAAGGAATTAGAGAGGGCGATAAATAGAGTTGACAAGATCAGCAGAATTCTTGGGGAAGGCGGATATGGAATTGTTTACAAAGGGGATATAGGAGACAATCAGTTTGTCGCCATAAAGAAGCCAAAGCTTATAAGTGAgagaaaaaagaaagaatttgGGAAGGAAATGCTTATTCTTTCCCAAGTCAATCATAAGAACATAGTCAAGCTCTTGGGCTGTTGTTTGGATGTGGAGGTTCCCATGTTGGTCTATGAGTTTGTCCCTAATGGTAACTTGTTTGAACTAATCCACAGCAGGATAGACATAGACAACTTCACTTTAGCTGTGCGTTTAAACATTGCTTGTGATTCTGCTGATGCTCTTGCTTATTTACACTCTTCGGCTTCGCCTCCAATCATTCATGGAGACGTTAAGTCTGCTAACATCCTCCTACATGAAAATTTCACTGCAAAAATTTCTGATTTCGGATTTTCAAGGTTAAATCCCAAGGATAAAGAGCAATTTGCTACCTTCGTTCAAGGGACCCACGGTTACTTAGACCCCGAGTTCGTTCGAACTGGCAAATTTACTGAAAAAAGTGATGTTTATAGCTTTGGTGTAGTGCTCCTAGAATTACTGACACGTAAGAAGGCAATTTATTTTGATGAAAATGGAGAAGAAACGTATCTGGCATCAAGCTTCATTTTGCCCAAAAAAGAGGATCGACTTGAGGAACACTTAGATAATCAAGGgacaagtgaagaagatgaacagcTGATTGAAAGGATTGGAGAGCTGGCAGTGCAGTGCTTGAGTGCAAGGGGAGAAGAAAGACCTACGATGAAAGATGTGGCCGACCAGCTAAACAACATGAGAAAGTTCAAGCAGCACTCATGGACATCATCAAATGCTGAGGACATCCAGATCTTCCATCCTGTTACATCAGATGCTCAAACGTCTACAAGCAACACTAGTTGTATTTCAGAGGTTTCATTGCGTATTGAATGTGCAAGGTAA